One window of Camelina sativa cultivar DH55 chromosome 4, Cs, whole genome shotgun sequence genomic DNA carries:
- the LOC104783587 gene encoding MATH domain and coiled-coil domain-containing protein At3g27040-like — protein MGNQADKKFTWVIKKFSSFAYRSEIYSDIFVAGGCKWRLLAFPKGNNSDFMCSYFSLYLFVPNSESLPSGWSRHAKFSFTMVNQIPEGLSQLREAEYWFDQENTIMGFQYMFRLAEFKGSDKGLLVNGEVKIVAEVDVLEVIGTLDVPPEKPKSIDINGFQVPSSQVESVYSLVNAYSTLRFVRKARINYDWLEKKLKETGKTRLQEIEQELKDLRVKCADMEALLEFLR, from the exons ATGGGGAATCAAGCTGATAAGAAGTTCACTTGGGTGATTAAGAAATTCTCCTCTTTTGCATATCGTAGTGAAATTTATTCTGATATATTCGTGGCGGGTGGCTGCAAATG GCGTCTACTCGCCTTTCCCAAGGGAAATAATAGTGACTTTATGTGTAGTTACTTCTCTCTATATCTATTTGTTCCTAATTCTGAGTCTTTGCCTTCCGGATGGAGTAGACACGCTAAATTTTCATTTACTATGGTAAATCAAATTCCTGAAGGACTCTCCCAACTGCGAG AAGCAGAATACTGGTTTGATCAAGAGAACACAATCATGGGTTTTCAGTACATGTTTCGCCTTGCGGAGTTTAAAGGCAGCGATAAAGGTCTTCTGGTAAATGGAGAAGTCAAAATTGTCGCAGAAGTAGATGttcttgaagttattggtaCACTAGATGTACCACCAGAGAAACCAAAAAGCATTGATATCAATGGGTTTCAAGTCCCTTCTTCACAG GTAGAATCTGTGTACAGTCTGGTGAACGCATATTCTACACTGCGATTCGTGAGAAAAGCAAGGATTAATTATgattggttggagaagaaactgaaagagaCTGGTAAGACTCGGCTGCAAGAAATTGAGCAAGAGTTGAAGGACTTGAGGGTGAAGTGTGCAGACATGGAGGCTCTGCTTGAATTCTTACGATGA
- the LOC104783589 gene encoding uncharacterized protein LOC104783589: MGIDPGFGIGCLGKLNSAYENDKKLMIGFYKFLAREEMACEEAELGPDGFEQKMIAQQLLQEQQLEMLKYIRKFPLDDQSAILQKLQKQLESADFEPEASLLSRENIEEAGRRRVSPVFGSR; encoded by the exons ATGGGAATTG ACCCGGGATTTGGTATTGGGTGCTTGGGAAAGCTGAACTCTgcatatgaaaatgataaaaagttgaTGATTGGTTTCTACAAGTTCCTCGCTAG GGAGGAGATGGCATGTGAAGAAGCTGAGCTCGGACCAGATGGATTTGAACAGAAAATGATAGCACAACAACTGTTACAAGAACAG CAACTAGAGATGCTTAAGTATATACGTAAATTTCCTCTAGATGACCAATCTGCTATCCTTCAAAAG CTTCAAAAGCAACTAGAAAGTGCGGATTTTGAGCCTGAGGCGTCACTTTTGTCACGAGAGAATATAGAGGAAGCAGGGAGAAGAAGAGTGTCACCTGTATTTGGCAGCAGATAG